One genomic segment of Clostridium saccharoperbutylacetonicum N1-4(HMT) includes these proteins:
- the spoIIAA gene encoding anti-sigma F factor antagonist yields the protein MNLEFCKKGNILIITLCGELDHNSAEEVRVRVDDRIDRDNIKKAVLDFSRVTFMDSSGIGAVLGRYKKLSNKGGMLCIAMPNKNVSRIFELAGLYKIIKNYDTVDEAVRCI from the coding sequence ATGAATTTGGAATTTTGTAAAAAAGGAAATATTTTGATAATTACCCTTTGTGGAGAGCTTGATCATAATAGTGCAGAGGAAGTTAGGGTTAGAGTTGATGATAGAATAGATAGAGATAATATCAAAAAGGCAGTTTTGGATTTTTCTAGAGTTACCTTTATGGATAGTTCAGGTATTGGTGCTGTTCTTGGTAGATATAAGAAGTTATCAAATAAGGGAGGAATGCTTTGTATAGCAATGCCTAATAAAAATGTAAGCAGAATTTTTGAATTAGCAGGTTTATATAAAATAATTAAAAATTATGATACTGTAGATGAAGCAGTAAGGTGCATTTAG
- a CDS encoding YhgE/Pip domain-containing protein, translating into MKNIFKIYKRDINKIRTNWVARLMIIVIIIIPSMYSLINIKASWDPYANTGGIKIAVINEDKGTVFKEQNVNLGQELVDKLKDNDKLGWVFTDKESAEQGLLLEKYYATIEIPEDFSKDTTTLVEKNIQKPKLIYTVNEKKNAVAPKMTDSGIKSVKNQVDENVIKTVSGILFRVCNERGVDIQDNRSKLRKIVDNIYELDDNMDKLESILDTATDGTGQLSDVLNKTNDMIPTISNTLDLSQDFLNNSKTTLDDTQGELSDISPIIKQDLVKSEKVLDNSSVELKNLDQNILPEMAKKTLLNVRDSAKATKETLNDTVSKLRSIKKFINELGKLQIQIPSFGDTTVNSDKVNALKQQLDKQADALRNMQDNLRDMSGVISDAVEKLEIIEDKLQIVIDKSDEQLNKIDDKGLDTQTLKDTIKVVDEVHTLVADITDRYSSEIEPGVEKAFNSTRDILNNSSDIVEEGIKTLPEVENLINVSQDATQLSKEELNTLKNKFPEARDKIHELANKVREKDEDDSIDELLDMMTSNWENQSDFVASPVEIQDNRLFPWTNYGTAATPFYTILCLWVGGLLGSALLALNSPDFEDGTIIKPYEMYLGKLLMFLTVGICQAIIASLGALLILKSHSVHPVMTVFYCIFVSIIFIIIIYTAATLLEAVGKAIMVVLLVLQMAGASGNFPIEVTPVIFQKIYPYLPFTYAISGMRQIMAGIIYPILFKDIAMLCIYAVVALILGMVSKGTINKLTNKTMEKLNMSGIMRH; encoded by the coding sequence ATGAAGAATATATTTAAGATTTATAAAAGGGATATTAATAAAATACGTACTAATTGGGTTGCACGACTTATGATAATAGTAATTATAATTATTCCATCTATGTACTCATTAATAAATATTAAAGCTTCTTGGGATCCATATGCAAATACAGGCGGTATTAAGATTGCTGTTATTAATGAGGATAAAGGAACAGTTTTTAAGGAGCAAAATGTAAACTTAGGACAAGAATTGGTTGATAAACTTAAAGACAATGATAAATTAGGATGGGTTTTTACTGATAAAGAAAGTGCAGAGCAGGGTTTATTGTTGGAGAAATATTATGCAACAATTGAAATTCCAGAAGATTTTTCTAAAGATACAACTACATTAGTTGAAAAAAATATTCAAAAACCAAAACTAATATATACTGTTAATGAAAAGAAGAACGCAGTTGCACCTAAGATGACTGATTCGGGAATAAAAAGTGTAAAAAATCAAGTAGATGAAAATGTAATAAAAACTGTTTCTGGAATACTTTTTAGAGTATGTAATGAAAGAGGAGTAGACATTCAAGACAATAGATCAAAGCTTAGAAAAATTGTAGATAACATATATGAATTAGACGATAATATGGATAAGCTTGAATCAATTTTAGATACTGCTACAGATGGGACAGGCCAGTTATCAGATGTTTTGAATAAGACAAATGATATGATTCCAACAATATCAAATACTCTTGATTTATCACAAGATTTTTTAAATAATAGTAAAACAACATTAGATGATACACAAGGAGAATTATCAGATATTTCACCAATAATAAAACAAGATTTAGTTAAATCTGAAAAAGTTCTTGATAATTCAAGTGTTGAACTTAAAAATTTAGATCAAAATATATTACCAGAAATGGCAAAAAAAACATTGTTAAACGTTCGTGATTCAGCGAAAGCAACGAAAGAAACCCTTAATGATACTGTATCAAAGCTCAGAAGTATAAAAAAATTTATTAATGAACTAGGCAAATTACAAATACAAATACCATCCTTTGGTGATACGACAGTAAATTCTGATAAGGTTAATGCATTAAAACAGCAATTGGATAAGCAGGCAGATGCATTAAGAAATATGCAGGATAATTTGAGGGATATGAGTGGAGTGATTTCTGATGCTGTTGAAAAATTAGAAATTATTGAAGATAAGCTACAGATTGTAATTGATAAATCAGATGAACAACTTAATAAAATTGATGATAAAGGTTTAGATACTCAAACCCTTAAGGATACTATAAAGGTTGTAGATGAGGTACATACCTTAGTTGCAGATATTACTGATAGATATAGTTCGGAAATAGAACCAGGAGTAGAAAAAGCATTTAACTCAACAAGAGATATTTTAAATAATAGTTCTGACATTGTTGAAGAAGGAATAAAGACACTACCAGAAGTTGAAAATTTAATTAATGTATCACAAGATGCAACCCAATTATCTAAGGAAGAGTTAAATACACTGAAAAATAAATTTCCAGAAGCTAGAGATAAAATTCATGAGTTAGCTAATAAAGTTAGAGAAAAAGATGAAGATGATAGTATTGATGAACTGTTAGATATGATGACAAGCAATTGGGAAAATCAAAGTGATTTTGTAGCTAGTCCAGTTGAAATACAAGATAATAGATTATTTCCATGGACCAATTATGGTACAGCAGCAACCCCATTTTATACAATTCTTTGTTTATGGGTTGGTGGATTGCTAGGATCAGCGCTATTAGCATTAAACTCACCAGATTTTGAAGATGGTACAATAATTAAACCTTATGAAATGTATTTAGGAAAATTATTAATGTTTTTAACAGTTGGTATATGTCAGGCTATTATTGCAAGTTTAGGAGCATTGCTAATATTAAAGAGTCATTCAGTGCATCCGGTAATGACGGTTTTTTACTGTATATTTGTAAGTATAATATTTATTATTATTATTTATACTGCAGCTACTTTATTAGAAGCAGTTGGAAAAGCCATAATGGTAGTTTTATTGGTATTGCAGATGGCAGGTGCCAGTGGTAATTTTCCTATTGAGGTTACACCAGTTATATTTCAAAAAATATACCCATATTTACCATTTACTTATGCTATAAGTGGAATGAGGCAGATAATGGCGGGTATTATATATCCAATATTATTTAAGGATATAGCTATGTTGTGTATTTATGCAGTTGTGGCATTAATACTTGGAATGGTGTCTAAAGGAACGATTAACAAATTAACCAATAAGACAATGGAAAAATTAAATATGAGTGGAATAATGCGTCATTAA
- a CDS encoding TspO/MBR family protein produces the protein MGANTKKQRKIKFIPLIISIAIPLLMGFGAQKLVPNMSLIYENLIKPPFAPPAIIFPIVWTVLYILMGIAAYKVWILKYENIDVSSAIFVYAIQLLLNFLWTIIFFGFKLYGLAFLELMILILFVILTIKRFYDKAGKASILLIPYLIWLIYAGILNFFIWMLNEM, from the coding sequence ATGGGAGCAAATACTAAGAAACAAAGAAAAATTAAATTTATTCCATTGATTATATCTATAGCAATACCGTTATTGATGGGGTTTGGAGCCCAAAAACTAGTTCCTAATATGAGTTTAATCTATGAAAATTTGATAAAACCGCCTTTTGCTCCACCAGCAATAATATTTCCAATTGTTTGGACAGTACTATATATATTAATGGGAATAGCAGCATATAAGGTATGGATATTGAAATATGAAAATATTGATGTTAGTTCGGCAATATTTGTTTATGCAATTCAATTGTTGCTTAATTTTCTATGGACAATAATTTTCTTTGGTTTTAAGCTTTATGGATTAGCATTTTTAGAATTAATGATACTAATTTTATTTGTGATATTAACAATAAAAAGGTTTTATGATAAGGCTGGAAAAGCCTCAATATTACTGATACCATATTTAATTTGGCTGATATATGCAGGAATACTTAATTTTTTCATTTGGATGTTAAACGAAATGTAA
- the spoIIAB gene encoding anti-sigma F factor, which translates to MSDNKMSIEFVSKSQNEGFARVAVAAFVAQLDPTIDEINDVKTAVSEAVTNSIIHGYESREDGIVRIEAEINENEITIVISDKGIGIDDINQAMEPLYTSRPDLERSGMGFTVMETFMDYLEVESEKGNGTKVVIKKKFNVVS; encoded by the coding sequence ATGTCTGACAATAAAATGAGTATAGAATTTGTAAGTAAATCTCAAAATGAAGGTTTCGCAAGAGTTGCTGTTGCAGCTTTTGTTGCACAATTAGATCCAACAATTGATGAAATAAATGATGTAAAAACTGCAGTATCAGAAGCGGTTACTAATTCTATAATACATGGATATGAAAGTAGAGAAGATGGAATTGTAAGAATTGAAGCAGAAATTAATGAAAATGAAATTACTATAGTAATTAGTGACAAAGGAATAGGCATTGACGATATAAATCAGGCAATGGAACCATTGTATACATCAAGACCAGATTTAGAAAGATCAGGTATGGGCTTTACTGTGATGGAAACATTTATGGATTATCTGGAAGTAGAAAGTGAGAAGGGCAATGGGACAAAGGTGGTAATTAAGAAGAAATTCAACGTGGTAAGTTAG
- a CDS encoding AAA family ATPase encodes MKRELTPNEIIFCTSNAEKARKSNISKIPEFTATLNKIEKSLSIQKEGYNIYYVDSFSKERLNELVEYVKSVYEKLPPPKDICYATSQENINPIPLFLPNGKGSLLKDMIGEIKEKYFECILEFYSSSSDDEKEGIIEDISEKRSNYITKLMDSAKKKNFEVKATSGGFVFIPLKDEGKEITENEYEQLENVTQENIEKEASKLKKEAEIILEALKDIEIKSIEKLKNIYRDYIKKNMQKYKDDLLLQFISQDDVYKYLLQMYDDIEERIVESYTINLEEDEEELKEIFSKYNINVLVDNSNSFHPNVIYEEDPTIGNLIGNIEYRNSNGGYSTDISLISAGSLLKANEGCLMLRMSSLISSGLSYYYLKKALIHGKVSYNYTRSYLEVISIAGLKPEPIPINLKVILIGDYESFQILYDNDEDFKQIFPIRIESEIELKYNSMNRNFICNMVKEKVKKDNLLDVSEEALEEIIKFLSRVSGQRNKISIDDYYINKLLYLANNNSKAEERNRIEKQDVISVAYEDEKILEDIMENYKNKKILITTRGKEIGIVNGLAVVGNGFYSFGKPMRITCLTHVGDGRIIDIHKECKMSGNIHEKSISILGGLLSNLISPYEKLPVDLQLSFEQTYGLIEGDSASVAEIICILSALSRRGVRQNIAVTGSINQLGEIQAIGGVNEKIEGFHRVCGTIDMIDDKGVLIPSTNVDELILRSEVEEDVKKKKFHIYTMETLEDAIETLILDEGESIKGFYKEIENEILKYKPVKKKK; translated from the coding sequence ATGAAAAGAGAATTAACTCCAAATGAAATTATTTTTTGCACGTCTAATGCGGAAAAGGCTAGAAAAAGTAATATTAGTAAAATACCTGAATTTACTGCAACTTTAAATAAGATAGAAAAGAGTTTAAGCATTCAAAAAGAAGGATACAATATATATTATGTTGATTCATTTTCTAAGGAAAGATTAAATGAGTTAGTTGAGTATGTTAAAAGTGTGTATGAAAAACTTCCTCCACCTAAAGATATTTGCTATGCAACATCTCAAGAGAATATCAATCCTATTCCTCTATTTTTACCAAATGGTAAGGGTAGCTTGTTAAAAGATATGATTGGAGAAATAAAAGAAAAATATTTTGAGTGTATATTAGAATTTTATAGCAGTTCTTCAGATGATGAGAAGGAAGGTATAATTGAGGATATAAGTGAAAAGAGAAGTAATTATATAACTAAACTTATGGATTCAGCCAAGAAGAAAAATTTTGAAGTTAAGGCAACTAGCGGTGGCTTTGTCTTTATTCCTTTAAAAGATGAGGGAAAGGAAATAACTGAAAATGAGTATGAACAATTAGAAAATGTTACTCAAGAAAATATTGAGAAAGAAGCATCAAAGTTAAAAAAAGAAGCAGAGATTATATTAGAAGCCTTGAAGGATATAGAAATAAAATCAATTGAAAAACTTAAAAATATCTATAGAGATTACATTAAGAAGAATATGCAGAAATATAAAGATGATTTATTACTTCAGTTTATTTCCCAAGATGATGTCTACAAATATTTGCTTCAAATGTATGATGATATTGAGGAAAGAATAGTTGAAAGTTATACAATTAATTTAGAAGAGGATGAAGAAGAGCTCAAGGAGATATTTTCAAAATATAATATTAATGTACTAGTAGATAATTCTAATAGTTTTCATCCAAATGTAATATATGAGGAGGATCCTACCATTGGAAATTTAATTGGGAATATCGAATATAGAAATAGCAATGGAGGATATAGTACAGATATTTCGTTAATAAGTGCAGGAAGTTTATTAAAGGCAAATGAAGGCTGCTTAATGCTAAGAATGAGTTCTTTAATTAGCAGTGGATTAAGTTATTATTATTTAAAAAAAGCATTAATTCATGGAAAAGTAAGCTATAATTATACAAGGAGCTACCTTGAAGTCATTTCTATTGCAGGATTAAAGCCAGAGCCAATTCCGATAAATTTAAAAGTAATATTAATAGGTGATTATGAAAGTTTTCAAATATTATATGATAATGATGAAGATTTTAAGCAAATTTTCCCAATAAGAATAGAATCAGAAATAGAATTAAAATATAACAGTATGAATAGAAATTTTATCTGCAATATGGTAAAAGAAAAAGTAAAAAAAGACAATTTATTAGATGTATCTGAAGAAGCACTTGAGGAAATAATTAAATTTTTATCGAGAGTTTCAGGTCAGAGAAACAAAATATCTATAGATGATTATTATATAAATAAATTATTGTATTTAGCTAATAATAATTCAAAAGCTGAAGAGAGAAATAGAATTGAAAAGCAAGATGTAATAAGTGTTGCCTATGAAGATGAAAAAATTTTAGAAGATATTATGGAAAATTATAAAAATAAAAAGATACTAATTACTACAAGGGGAAAAGAAATAGGAATTGTTAATGGACTTGCTGTAGTTGGGAATGGATTTTATAGTTTTGGAAAACCAATGAGAATAACATGCTTAACACATGTTGGAGATGGTAGGATAATAGACATTCATAAGGAATGCAAGATGAGTGGAAATATTCATGAAAAATCAATTAGTATACTTGGTGGTTTGCTAAGTAATTTAATAAGTCCATATGAAAAATTACCAGTAGACCTTCAATTAAGTTTTGAACAAACCTATGGCTTGATTGAAGGGGATAGTGCTTCTGTAGCAGAAATAATTTGTATCTTATCAGCATTGAGTAGAAGAGGAGTAAGACAGAATATTGCAGTAACAGGATCTATAAATCAATTAGGAGAGATACAAGCTATTGGTGGCGTAAATGAAAAAATTGAGGGGTTTCATAGAGTTTGTGGCACTATAGATATGATTGATGACAAAGGAGTTTTAATTCCAAGCACAAATGTAGATGAATTGATATTAAGAAGTGAAGTTGAAGAAGATGTTAAAAAGAAAAAATTTCATATTTACACTATGGAAACTTTAGAAGATGCTATTGAAACCTTGATACTTGATGAAGGAGAATCTATAAAGGGATTTTATAAAGAAATAGAAAATGAAATTTTAAAATATAAACCTGTCAAAAAGAAAAAATAA
- the sigF gene encoding RNA polymerase sporulation sigma factor SigF — translation MEKEDLKQEGYNYDRNPKLLALAKNGDADAMNKLIEMNLPLVASISKKFLNRGYDYEDIFQIGSIGLVKAINNFDLSYNVKFSTYAVPMIMGEIKRFLRDDGIIKVSRNVKSLARKIHFHKEILTKKLKRSPTIEELAEYTNVDKEEVLFAIESSNNLQYLYDTIHQDDGAPVLLIDKLSETGVDDDSLIEKIALKEALSGLDTKARQIIMLRYFKDKTQVQVAKMLGISQVQVSRIEKKVLLEMRRKLEE, via the coding sequence ATGGAAAAAGAGGATTTAAAACAAGAAGGTTATAACTATGATAGGAATCCAAAATTATTAGCTTTAGCAAAAAATGGTGATGCTGATGCTATGAATAAATTAATAGAAATGAATTTACCCTTAGTAGCGTCTATAAGCAAAAAGTTCTTGAATAGGGGATACGACTATGAAGATATATTTCAGATAGGATCTATTGGCTTAGTTAAAGCTATTAATAATTTTGATTTATCTTATAATGTTAAATTTTCAACTTATGCAGTCCCAATGATTATGGGAGAAATTAAAAGATTTTTAAGAGATGATGGAATAATAAAAGTAAGCCGCAATGTTAAAAGTTTAGCAAGAAAAATACATTTCCATAAAGAAATTTTGACTAAAAAGCTTAAAAGATCACCAACAATAGAAGAGTTAGCTGAATATACAAATGTTGATAAGGAAGAGGTTTTATTTGCAATAGAATCTTCTAACAACTTGCAATATTTATATGATACAATACATCAAGATGATGGAGCGCCTGTGCTTCTAATTGATAAATTAAGTGAAACAGGTGTTGATGATGATAGTCTTATTGAAAAGATTGCTCTTAAAGAAGCCCTGAGTGGATTAGACACTAAAGCAAGACAAATAATAATGTTACGATATTTTAAGGATAAAACGCAGGTTCAAGTAGCTAAAATGTTAGGAATAAGTCAAGTCCAAGTATCTAGAATTGAAAAAAAAGTTTTATTGGAAATGAGAAGAAAATTAGAGGAATAA